In Pecten maximus chromosome 10, xPecMax1.1, whole genome shotgun sequence, one genomic interval encodes:
- the LOC117336626 gene encoding uncharacterized protein LOC117336626, which produces MRLRENKCIGEYDISTALWQKSCGVVDEITRAFHKMLTKVSSKSYPCLEFGDFVKQGSSREGLKIRHPDEFDMILPFTIAGVDIRSVPALDSNGERIPALVKLQIPDSQIEHVMSDSLYRSLRSKEVFERVGSDLFINAMYLQTCVISSIMDSTINHIQDEINAETINQPCSFTLTKASVFPPTYRFKIVIKSDDNFDELSYGRTVFGGIQTESRNISRDMRMTGFGPTNKMIEFDIVPGVLLQSDFVPNPDSWIPMTCERYAVMKWVHKGRYAGNYQDPNLFWRESSCGYEKHIMDVCQREQDSRYILTACRIMKAYIDGMASSSQLRSLLTSYHIKNIAIHCILFQMRVYGVKEALGYLIGLLEISIEVKFLPHYFYGNPNISKMFPTLFENASHKRLNLFRDIPTDHFVQAKYSFLSMQADLHGCFTERAYLGNQKHVDSFRELCTLYPANDGCILM; this is translated from the coding sequence ATGCGACTTCGCGAGAACAAATGCATCGGCGAATATGATATATCAACCGCTTTATGGCAGAAATCGTGTGGAGTGGTAGACGAGATCACACGAGCATTCCATAAAATGTTGACGAAAGTATCCTCCAAGTCATACCCATGCCTCGAATTTGGAGATTTCGTAAAGCAAGGCAGTTCCCGAGAGGGTTTGAAAATTCGTCATCCTGATGAGTTCGATATGATTCTGCCGTTCACGATTGCGGGTGTTGATATACGCTCTGTTCCAGCCCTTGATAGCAACGGAGAGCGAATCCCCGCACTTGTGAAACTCCAAATACCAGATTCACAAATTGAGCATGTCATGAGTGACAGCCTGTATCGGTCGCTAAGAAGTAAAGAAGTCTTTGAACGTGTGGGCTCTGATTTGTTCATCAACGCAATGTATTTACAGACCTGCGTGATATCATCGATCATGGATTCTACCATAAATCATATACAGGACGAAATAAATGCGGAGACCATAAATCAGCCTTGTTCCTTTACTCTCACAAAAGCCAGCGTGTTTCCACCTACGTATCGATTCAAGATAGTAATCAAAAGCGACGACAACTTTGATGAACTCTCTTATGGTCGAACCGTGTTTGGCGGGATTCAAACTGAAAGCAGGAATATTTCCAGAGATATGCGTatgacaggatttggtccaACAAACAAAATGATTGAGTTTGATATTGTGCCAGGAGTGCTCCTTCAATCTGATTTTGTTCCTAATCCAGACAGCTGGATTCCAATGACCTGCGAAAGATACGCCGTGATGAAGTGGGTCCATAAAGGACGCTATGCAGGCAATTATCAAGATCCTAATCTATTTTGGAGGGAGAGCTCGTGTGGCTATGAGAAGCATATCATGGATGTTTGTCAAAGGGAACAAGATAGCCGCTACATCCTCACAGCGTGCAGAATAATGAAGGCCTACATAGACGGCATGGCTAGCTCATCACAACTACGTAGTCTGCTGACGTcttatcacatcaaaaacatCGCAATCCACTGCATTCTTTTCCAGATGCGAGTTTATGGCGTCAAGGAAGCTCTAGGATACCTCATCGGGTTACTGGAGATAAGCATTGAAGTTAAGTTTTTGCCACATTACTTCTATGGTAATCCAAATATTTCGAAGATGTTTCCGACTCTTTTTGAAAACGCCTCACATAAACGTCTCAACCTATTCAGGGATATCCCCACAGACCACTTTGTTCAAGCCAAATATTCATTTCTGTCGATGCAAGCCGATCTCCATGGCTGCTTTACCGAACGTGCCTACCTTGGTAACCAAAAACATGTCGATTCCTTCAGAGAACTCTGCACCCTGTATCCTGCAAATGACGGATGTATATTGATGTAA